The Penaeus chinensis breed Huanghai No. 1 chromosome 6, ASM1920278v2, whole genome shotgun sequence genomic interval CGcaacccttttctcctttctcaacttccttctcatttcctcttttccttcccttcttcctccctcccgtacACTTACGGACCTTTTTACTTATTAGTATTTTCTCCAGTTGCCGTGAAATGAAAATTAGAACCACTAACATTCGGCGTGCCAGGTCATGCGAAACGTCTATGACCCGGGCGAAACAGCTTTCGTTTTCCCGAACTTCCTGCCGAGGTCATGTCTTAAACACGTGTTGGGAAagtatgatgaaaaggaaaaaaacaatggttTTGGCGAAATCTTATTTAGACTTCATTTTGGGAAATTGCTTTATCAGCTTTGATCTAAGAAATATTTTGAACCTCTGTTTCTTCGATCATGGCTtcttaccactctctctctctctctctctctctctctctctctctctctctctctctctctctctctctctctctctctctctctctctctctctctctctcacacacacacacacacgcacactatatgtccatgtatatatcaatatttttatctctttctattccaCAGCCAATTCATCCTTTTGagctcgttctctgtctctttatacctcctcccctttctctctttactatcTTCGTCTTCATTCTCATATActcgttctccctcttcttttagacttctctctgtttatgtttttttctctcttatctttctcaagTAAAAACACTTACACTTAATTTCTTATTCGCTTCTTTTGTTAACTTATCATAAACAGGCCAAGATAATGACGAAGTAGGTATTTTTTCTCAACATCTTCGTAAGCTTACCTCACTTGCAAGGGGAGCTTCTGTCTCCTCGCAAAAGTCCCGAAGGTAATTTTGTTTTACGGTCCTGTTTAATTACAAGTAACTGTTCATTACCCTTAGCTAATTAATATCTTCGGCGAAAGATTTATTGGTTGCGGAGCTGGaggattttaaagattttttttttctcgtgcgtTTTCCACCCACTTTTTAGCAGCTGGGAAACTTAACGGAGGTTTGAGTGAACGATTGGACTTTGCGGTTTAGAAAAGAATTAGGTAAATGAGGTGGAGTGCTggacgaagaagagagggagtagggcgGAGAGAATAAACGCGTAAGATGTGTTTATGAAGGCCTTGTCTCGGCAGCCAGGACGCATTTGTCAGCTGAGacgtaagaaggggggggggggatgggaaggagaggagtgaggggaggggaagaggagctcCCTTGGTGCCGTTgtgtcgtcgtcctcctcttcctcggttctcccctctcccctatccctttctccctccccccctcacacccctctccccccttctctcgcttctAAAAGTCCTTGCTTCCGGCCTGTTGTCATGCCCTACGCGGGATAGGAAATTGTGAAGGGGGAGACAAAAATGCTGGAAATGGGGAAGATAATTTCATTGTGCGGCGGGCAAATAGGTTTTGGGTTACGGTGTTGTCGAGTGAGTATTGGTGCTCCGAGGGATGTTCTCTGGAAATGTTAGAAAATACTGGAAAGATATGTTATATTGTTTTAAAgtcttataatcattatacagTGCAGATTCGTTGAAAAAGACAGTCTAATCTGTAAGTAATACAATAAATACTGTACAGTCCATACTGCCGAGTGAAAGGTTAGCGGGAAACGCGAAAATCTTCGGGAAAACACCTCCCATATTCGGCTCCCAAAAGTTTCCATGTCGCACCATTAATACGTATGGCATATTCTTATACTTTGGCATATTTAAGTACATTTATCGGGCGTGATTTATAATGTTCGGGGACAGTGAtgacatcataatcataataaaccaTAAACGATTGTATACGTATTCATTTAtcaacactttattttattattatatattttttgacttGATAGAATTTGATTTCTATAACCCTGGTAAAAACTATTGACATCACTATAAATTTCACAAACATAATTTTCAGTCACCCCGTTTTCACGTttagtaaaaggggaaggggaagaacaaaAACTAAAATTACAAGACGAAGGAGGCGAAAGATAAACCCAAAAGTCGAAATCTCAACATACCAAAATGACAGTAAATGTTTcaagtattttttcttctccctctcctgccgcGGAAGGTATTTCCAAGCAGCTAATTTTCAGGCTTAACGCAAAACCCCTTTTCATTTCCGACCATAATGCCAAAAACTActcgaaaaaaataattaaacggTTTCATGTTATAAGTGGATGTTGCGGTTAACCTAATAACCTAATTAAGTTCTTTGCATTACCGAAAATGTAATtggcaagaaaaaaggaaaaaaagagaacagatttTCCTTCCTGTCGACGAAGTTAGAAGTTCATGAAGCTGGGAAATAGAATGAGAGGCTCGGAGGTCATGTACACTCATGTCAGGTGATCCCAGAGGATTAGTGAGGAAGATGTCTAGGAATTCCGCTTCTGCCACTCCCGCTCctcgctgcctgtctgtctgtctgtctgtctggctcgctttctgtctttctgtgccTCTGTCGTCTGTGTggttttctatttgtctgtctgtctttctttcttctccctccctctctctctctctctctctctctctctctctctctctctctctctctctctctctctctctctctctctctctctctctctctctctctctctctctttcgtagtcATTATATTTGTCTCTTGTCACTGTCTCATGAACACTGCAAACTGGACTCATGCATCTAATGTTGTATGATTTTGTtcttttgcttttatcatcacAATATCTCCCTTCTTTGGTCCAAGGCAACTTCGGATCTCCCTTGCATTTTGCAATTGCTCGAATACCTCAGCAGGCAGGATGTTCCGACTGTGGTTAGTGAccactctctattttttttcattccttgttCAAATTGTGTTGTCTGTCCCCGTCCTGACGCCACGTCTTTCCCACACGTGTTCAGAGGTGTGAACAATCTCATAAGGTACAGCATCCTTTGTGCTGGAACAGGTTGGGAACGACTGTCGTGGGAAGTTCTGCGGCGTGGGGTCCGAGGGGGATCCGAGGCGTCGTCGTCTGGTCGTTCggtttggagagggagaggtcgttgctgcgtgttttctttttttttagattttattttggatattttttttgtgtgtcgttCGGTGGTTGTCGGTAGCGTGATATTTTGTATGTTgaatgcgggagggggggggggggcttcctctactgctttctcttttcttgcagccttggatgaatctctctctctctctctctctctctctctctctctctctctctctctctctctctctctctctctctctctctctctccctctccctctctctctctctctccctctctctcttcctccctccctccctccctccctccctccctccctccctccctccctccctccctccctccctccctccctctctctctctctctctcactcttctccctctctctcttccctctccctctctctcgttgtttttctcctactccctcaCTCGTTCCTGCTTCACtgtcttctcttgttctttatctacaaatatttctcccctttccccctcaccgtCTACTTCCTCGGCATTAAACTTACAAACGCGTAGCGTCTTTACCGTCTTCCATGCCCAGACCTTTATTGAGTAAGAAATATGATACAAAGCCAACACAAAGGAAACAATTACAGCCCgtgctaaaaaataaataacagattaATAACCCATGTTTTTCTAAGTTGCGCAATAACTTAAGATCCATTTTCTCACAAAAGGAAGGAGTTAACAACGGGTTTTACAAGGTCCTGGCTTCCATTACGCTGCTTTTACTGCTGCCTTGCCACTGCACAGCGTAACAGCTTTACTTTTGTCTCCCCTTCAAGTGCGTATCATTATCCCCGTTACCGATATATGGCCAATTTGTGAAACAACGAGGAGGGTTGATCGCTGTCGGTCTTTTAAAGCAATCTGTATTAATGTTGGCTGTTTATTTTAGTGTGCGTGCAGTATATTCGTTTGTTTGAATGTTGAAGGCTGGCGTTGATATGAGGAGTGAAATGATCTTTATTGGAAGGATACATTGAGTTTTTATTGCTATGATTTTTTAGttgattttatttagttttatgtttTTAATTCACTTTGTGAGCTATTCATGTGTCTTTATATCTGATAGGCGAATGCAAATttcgaataaatgaataaaacgtaGACTGGAAGCATAGTAAAACCCCACATTAGACTTGTGGATTACGAAAATCTTGTAAGATAGCAGTATGTAATGCTATTTAACAATGTTTGTCACTCATATGAGCTGCCAAGGAGTTTTAACCAATAGCTCATGAATTTTCCGTGAATGGAAAGGCTGGTGCCACTTGCTTCTTGTGGAGAGAGGAGTGGCTAGGGTAATGATCCGCCTTGCATCATTTTCTTAGGTAGATTTTTAATTTTGGTCACAtgcttgtgttgttgtgtttacaTACCTTCCAAGTACATTATCTACTTTTAATCTATATTTTGCAACACTGGTGTCTGTTCTAACGCATTATATTCTCCCTTGCATAGGAGGCACACCGGTGATCAAGGAGCACCCGAGCAACGTGGTGGCGCGGCGCAACGACCCCGCCACCCTCAACTGCGCCGCCTCCGGGGCCACTCGCATCCGCTGGTACCGCGACGGCGAGGAGGTGACGACGGCGGCGGAGGACCCGCGCTCCCACCGCGTCCTTCTGCCCTCAGGCTCGCTCTTCTTCCTGCGCGTGGCCACCTCCAAGAGAGACAGCGACGCCGGAACCTACTGGTGCGTGGCCTCCAACAGCCACGGCGCCACGCGCTCCCTCAACGCCACCCTCACCGTGGCCACGCTCGCCTACGACTTCCAGAGCCAGGCCGACCCCGTGGTGAGGGCGCGCGTCGGGGACTCTCTCGCCCTGCCGTGCCGCCCGCCCAAGGGCTCTCCGCCCCCCGAAGTCACCTGGCTCAGGGACTCCCACGAGGTCAGCAACTCCAGCCGGATCTCCGTCACACAAGCGGGCGATCTTGTCATCAGTCAGGCCGTCGAGGAGGACTCGGCCTCCTACGTGTGTCGCGCCCGCAACGCCGCGGGCGCCCGGGAGTCCACGCCCACCAAGCTCACCATCATGAGTAAGTTTCCTTCCCGTTCCCTGAGATCCATTGTTTACCTGTGAAATATTAAATGCCCCCTAAAGCCTTCGTCCTCAGCTCTAACGCAGTTCTCTTCCCCGCAGCGCCGCCCTGGTTCGAGGAGCGTCCGGCGAACGTGACCGTCGCGTCGGGCGTGGTGGTGGAGCTGGCGTGCCGCGCCCGAGGCTCGCCCACGCCCACGGTCACCTGGCGGCGTCTCGACGGCAAGATGCCGCTCGGCCGCGCTATGATCGAGGACCAACGGCTGGTGCTGGACCACGTGGCGGCCGCCGACTCCGGCGTGTACGTGTGCGAGGTGGAGAGTGAGGCAGGGATCGCCGCGGCCAGGGCCACTCTCACCGTGATCGACGCCCCCGAGTTCGCTCAGCGGCCGCAGGACATTCAGGTGGTGGCTGGCCAGAGCGCCAGGCTCTCGTGCAAGGTCGAGGGCGACCCCAAGCCTCTCCTGCTGTGGCGGCTTCCCACCCAAGACAGGACTGCCCTGCTCGCCGCGGGACAGAACAGCGGCCACGCCTCCGTCGCCGAGGAAGGCCAGACTCTTCTGCTCGGTGACGTCAGCACGCACGACAGCGGAGCCTACTACTGCTGGGGCGTCAGCAGCGGCGGTGGCGTCAGCGCTCGCTCTGAGGTGGTGGTCGTGGCCGCGTATCCCCCTCCTGTGATCGGCGTAGGACCCCAGGATCTCATGGTGTCCCCCGGGGGCACAGCCACCTTCCCTTGCGAGGCCGTGAGTGAGGCCGCCTCGCCCTCCATCTCGTGGAAGTACCGCCCGGCCGCCCATCTCCCCGCCCGAGAGCTCAGCGAGGGCGGCAACGGCGGCCGAGTGTCCCTCCCGGCCAACGGCGCCCTCATCCTAAAAGACGTCCGGGCCGACGACGCCGGCATCTACAGCTGCCGCATCAGCGCGGACACCGGCAGAGTGGAGCAAGCGGCAGTCCTGCGGGTGGAGGACGGCACCCAAGACGCGGCGCCGTTCCTGCTGCCGGCGCCGCCGTCTAAGCCGCGCCTCATGGCCGTCAACCAGACCGCTGTGCACCTGAGCTGGCTGCCCAACTCCCAGATGGGCGGAGGTTCCGACCAGACGTACACGGTGGAGTTCTGGCGCCAGGGCTGGGAGGAGTGGCGGGTGGCGGACGCCCTCATCTCGCAGGAGTCGTGTGTGGTGGGCGGGCTGACGCCTGGCCACACCTACACCTTCCTGGTCCGTGCCGTCGACTCGCGAGGGGCGTCGTTCCCGAGTCCCTGGTCCGACCCGGTCACGACCCGCTCTCCCCGCGACCCGAGTCTCACGGAGGACGAGGTCCGTCACGTCCGCCGCCGCCTCTCGCGCCCCGCCGTCACTCTCACCGACGCCACAGTCACCGCCCCCGACAGCGTCCTTCTCGGCTGGGAGTTCCTCGCGCTGGCGGACGAGGCCGTCGAGGGCGTGCTCGTGTACGCTGTCAGCGATTCGGGCGCCGTGCAGGTGGCTACCGTGCTTGGCACGTCGTCGTCCTCACACCTCATGCACGAACTTCATCCCAACTCCCGATACACCTTCTTCGTCGTCCCCTTCTGGCACAGCGTCGAGGGCACGCCATCCAACTCCATGTCGCTGCGGACTCCACAAGATGGTGAGTAACATTTGTTCTTGACTCTTTTTTGTTTTAACCACATGGAAGTTAAAATCAGTCTATATAGTTTCTCGTGCTTTCTGCGTCAGCTATTTCTAAATTATTTCCTGTCTTATTCCACAGTTCCACTGGTGGCTCCTAAGGACGTGCGCGTGAAGACCCGCGAGGAAGGAACTGTACTTATCACTTGGTCGACTCTGACGCCCGAGGAAGCTCGAGGCGAAGTCGTTGGCTACCAGGTCTCCTTCAACTACAACGGCAGCCGCACTATCGAGACGGTGGCCAACCCCTGGCTCGAAGCCGATGGCTTGATGGCTGGTCGTCTCTACGCCGTCCGGGTCGCCGCACTTACCGAGGTCGGAGCTGGCCCCTTCACCTCCCCGGTACTGATGGACACTGGGCTCTCGCACAATCACCCTCGTCGCCAAAACAATGATAGCAACTCGCCCTCTGTATTATACTCACCACCACAGCCTGCCTGGCTAATTTACTTGTTAATACCTGTAGTGCTGTTGATGTCAGTTGCCACTTTGTTCTATGTACGTCACCTGCGAGGAAAGTCAGCGACCTCAAACCCATCCCACACTCCGTCCATATACCAGGATGCGTCCCTCTACTCTGCCCATCACTCCATCAACATGTACAGCGAACAGAAGCTGTGGCGACCTTCCGACTACGACAAAGAGATCAACGCATCCTCCAAGAAACTCCTCCATCCGGAATATGAATACGCGGAGCCCAGGGTCCAGAAAATCCACGAGACGACAGAGCCCTACGCCACCACGGCTCTGTTGGCCTCCTCCCCGCAAGGCTCAGGATATCGGAGTCCTTGGATCCACCAGAGTGACGATTCCGGAGTGCAGGTGAACTGGACAGaattcctgcctccccctccagCTTGTCCTCCACCGCGGGATTTTAACTTGGGTGACTTGTCAAGGGGA includes:
- the LOC125026480 gene encoding protein sax-3-like; amino-acid sequence: MDSLLAMLFVLAAATANEGGTPVIKEHPSNVVARRNDPATLNCAASGATRIRWYRDGEEVTTAAEDPRSHRVLLPSGSLFFLRVATSKRDSDAGTYWCVASNSHGATRSLNATLTVATLAYDFQSQADPVVRARVGDSLALPCRPPKGSPPPEVTWLRDSHEVSNSSRISVTQAGDLVISQAVEEDSASYVCRARNAAGARESTPTKLTIMTPPWFEERPANVTVASGVVVELACRARGSPTPTVTWRRLDGKMPLGRAMIEDQRLVLDHVAAADSGVYVCEVESEAGIAAARATLTVIDAPEFAQRPQDIQVVAGQSARLSCKVEGDPKPLLLWRLPTQDRTALLAAGQNSGHASVAEEGQTLLLGDVSTHDSGAYYCWGVSSGGGVSARSEVVVVAAYPPPVIGVGPQDLMVSPGGTATFPCEAVSEAASPSISWKYRPAAHLPARELSEGGNGGRVSLPANGALILKDVRADDAGIYSCRISADTGRVEQAAVLRVEDGTQDAAPFLLPAPPSKPRLMAVNQTAVHLSWLPNSQMGGGSDQTYTVEFWRQGWEEWRVADALISQESCVVGGLTPGHTYTFLVRAVDSRGASFPSPWSDPVTTRSPRDPSLTEDEVRHVRRRLSRPAVTLTDATVTAPDSVLLGWEFLALADEAVEGVLVYAVSDSGAVQVATVLGTSSSSHLMHELHPNSRYTFFVVPFWHSVEGTPSNSMSLRTPQDVPLVAPKDVRVKTREEGTVLITWSTLTPEEARGEVVGYQVSFNYNGSRTIETVANPWLEADGLMAGRLYAVRVAALTEVGAGPFTSPVLMDTGLSHNHPRRQNNDSNSPSVLYSPPQPAWLIYLLIPVVLLMSVATLFYVRHLRGKSATSNPSHTPSIYQDASLYSAHHSINMYSEQKLWRPSDYDKEINASSKKLLHPEYEYAEPRVQKIHETTEPYATTALLASSPQGSGYRSPWIHQSDDSGVQVNWTEFLPPPPACPPPRDFNLGDLSRGRRSYLEKGSPLSTSKYDNMDESEQYERPCDVAPTHCYAAYGPVPHTGNCGKFPTFNTLQALEYRRVRTEFRPLHQADPPRSNTH